One region of Aurantimonas sp. HBX-1 genomic DNA includes:
- a CDS encoding methyl-accepting chemotaxis protein — translation MNSLTDLRERAGKGIILLLWVNLALIVARAVWGTEASLVVLVGGGLVVTLAATASWLADRTGPTTRTVTGLAHGVLVALLVYGFSGSSLQIDMHMYFFATLAICAAWVDWRPIASFSAFTAVHHLLLYALLPAAVFTGEATFTRVLLHAIILVLEAGVLLALTYTLLKAFAASDTAVSQAIAAEREAQLMTATASDAHARNDAMRAEREAEAEAVTLALKGFVGDIEAGFDRLSGGDLTVRLERPVAADYESIRALFNDAVGKLELALGSVVGSVAAIRTGLSEISAASHDLAQRTEQQATSLEQTVAALGEVTGGVRQTADSADHARQLATTARTSAERGGAIVGQAIDAMGRIEQSSNRIGTIISVIDEIAFQTNLLALNAGVEAARAGDAGRGFAVVAQEVRGLAQRSAEAAKEIKALISASHDEVGQGVELVTASGRSLEEILGHLGEMATRVSAIADSAREQATSLREVSGAAEQMNKVTQQNAAMVEQTTAASQALAAETDLLSGLVDRFRISPDAGGGSAHQPVSRSRAGAPRRPAAPVVRLKTGGGAAAVAPANDGWQDF, via the coding sequence ATGAACAGTCTCACTGATCTGCGGGAGCGGGCCGGCAAGGGTATCATCCTGCTGCTCTGGGTGAACCTGGCGCTCATCGTGGCGCGCGCGGTCTGGGGCACCGAGGCCAGCCTCGTCGTCCTTGTCGGCGGCGGCCTCGTCGTCACCCTCGCAGCGACCGCCAGCTGGCTCGCCGACCGGACCGGTCCCACCACGCGGACGGTCACCGGCCTCGCCCATGGGGTCCTTGTCGCCCTCTTGGTCTACGGCTTCTCCGGCTCGTCGCTGCAGATCGACATGCACATGTATTTCTTCGCCACGCTGGCGATCTGCGCCGCGTGGGTCGACTGGCGCCCGATCGCCTCCTTCTCTGCCTTCACCGCCGTCCATCACCTCCTCCTCTACGCGCTGCTCCCGGCCGCCGTGTTCACCGGCGAGGCGACCTTCACCCGGGTCCTCCTGCATGCCATCATCCTGGTGCTGGAAGCCGGCGTGCTGCTCGCGCTCACCTACACGCTGCTCAAGGCGTTCGCCGCCAGCGACACGGCCGTAAGCCAGGCGATCGCGGCGGAGCGCGAGGCCCAGCTCATGACCGCCACCGCCTCCGATGCACATGCCCGCAACGACGCGATGCGCGCCGAACGCGAGGCCGAGGCCGAAGCCGTCACCCTCGCGCTGAAGGGCTTCGTCGGCGACATCGAGGCCGGGTTCGACCGCCTGTCGGGCGGCGATCTGACGGTCCGGCTGGAACGGCCGGTGGCGGCCGACTACGAGAGCATCCGCGCGCTGTTCAACGATGCCGTCGGCAAGCTCGAGCTCGCCCTCGGCTCCGTCGTCGGTTCGGTCGCGGCAATCCGCACCGGGCTGTCCGAGATCTCGGCGGCCTCGCATGACCTCGCGCAGCGCACCGAGCAGCAGGCCACGAGCCTGGAGCAGACGGTGGCCGCCCTTGGCGAGGTCACCGGCGGCGTCAGGCAGACCGCGGACAGCGCCGACCACGCACGCCAGCTGGCGACCACCGCTCGCACCAGCGCCGAACGCGGCGGCGCCATCGTCGGGCAGGCCATCGACGCCATGGGCCGCATCGAGCAGTCGTCGAACCGGATCGGCACGATCATCTCGGTGATCGACGAGATCGCGTTCCAGACCAACCTCCTCGCCCTCAACGCCGGAGTCGAGGCGGCCCGCGCCGGCGACGCCGGCAGGGGTTTCGCGGTCGTCGCGCAGGAAGTGCGCGGACTTGCCCAGCGCTCGGCGGAGGCGGCCAAGGAGATCAAGGCGCTGATCAGCGCGTCGCACGACGAGGTCGGCCAGGGGGTCGAGCTGGTCACGGCGTCCGGCCGTTCGCTGGAGGAGATCCTCGGGCACCTCGGCGAGATGGCGACCCGGGTGTCCGCGATCGCCGACAGCGCCCGCGAACAGGCGACGAGCCTGCGGGAAGTGTCGGGCGCGGCCGAGCAGATGAACAAGGTGACCCAGCAGAACGCCGCGATGGTCGAGCAGACCACCGCCGCGAGCCAGGCCCTGGCGGCAGAGACCGACCTGCTCTCCGGCCTTGTCGACCGTTTCCGGATATCGCCGGACGCCGGCGGGGGATCGGCCCATCAGCCCGTCTCGCGCAGCCGGGCCGGGGCGCCCCGACGCCCCGCGGCGCCCGTCGTCCGCCTCAAGACCGGCGGCGGCGCCGCAGCGGTCGCACCGGCCAACGACGGCTGGCAGGACTTCTAG